In Mustela lutreola isolate mMusLut2 chromosome 1, mMusLut2.pri, whole genome shotgun sequence, one genomic interval encodes:
- the LOC131821198 gene encoding olfactory receptor 52Z1P-like: MAISSNHTNLRDIWYTMIGIPGLEDAHIWISIPICSMYIVAVIGNTLLLFLIFTEHSLHEPMYLFLSMLALADIFLSTVTTPKMLAIFWLQDGGISFGCCVSQMFFLHFIFVAESAILLAMAFDRYVAICYPLRYTNILTPSVIGKMGIASVIRSFFICLPLVFLVYRLTYCGKNIIHHSYCEHMGIARLACDSIKVNIYYGVIVALFSTCLDVVLIIISYALILRTVFRIPSQDARLKALGTCGSHVCVILLFYTPAFFSFFAHRFGGHNIPLHVHILLANLYVVVPPTLNPIIYGVKTKQIQEKFIHIFSVSKKLC; this comes from the coding sequence ATGGCAATCTCTTCAAACCACACCAACCTTAGAGATATTTGGTACACCATGATTGGTATCCCAGGACTAGAAGATGCACACATATGGATTTCCATTCCCATCTGTTCCATGTACATAGTTGCTGTCATAGGCAACACCCTCTTATTATTCCTGATATTTACTGAACACAGTCTTCATGAACCCATGTACCTTTTCTTGTCCATGTTGGCCCTGGCAGATATCTTTCTCTCCACAGTCACCACACCAAAGATGTTAGCAATCTTCTGGTTGCAAGATGGGGGTATTTCTTTTGGTTGTTGTGTGTCCCAGATGTTTTTTCTACACTTCATCTTTGTGGCAGAGTCTGCCATATTGCTGGCCATGGCATTCGACCGCTATGTAGCCATCTGTTATCCATTACGATATACTAATATTCTAACCCCCTCAGTCATTGGAAAAATGGGTATTGCATCTGTGATTAGGAGTTTCTTTATCTGCCTCCCCTTGGTTTTTCTGGTTTATCGGCTTACTTATTGTGGGAAGAATATTATTCATCACTCATACTGTGAACATATGGGCATTGCCAGGCTTGCCTGTGATAGCATCAAAGTCAACATATACTATGGTGTGATTGTAGCGCTATTTTCTACATGCCTGGATGTCGTGTTAATCATCATTTCCTATGCTCTTATACTCCGTACTGTGTTTAGAATTCCTTCCCAAGATGCCCGACTCAAGGCTCTGGGTACTTGCGGCTCCCATGTCTGTGTTATCCTACTGTTCTATACTCCGgcctttttttcattctttgctcACCGATTTGGGGGCCACAATATACCACTCCATGTACATATCCTCCTTGCCAATCTTTATGTGGTGGTACCACCCACTCTCAACCCGATTATTTATGGAGTTAAGACTAAGCAAATTCAGGAGAAGTTTATCCATATCTTTTCTGTGAGCAAAAAATTATGCTGA